A genomic region of Trichothermofontia sichuanensis B231 contains the following coding sequences:
- a CDS encoding glycosyltransferase family 4 protein: MKILLIIEQCNPEWASVPLVGYRYYQGISKFVQTTLVTHERNRAALSKRHADQDIIYISESHFMAHYYQVVSRISRIGNKIIWPLHNTLTYPIYAEFDWKVFRYFKEAVALESYDIVHAITPMMPRYPVTLIAACQHTPFLIGPVNGGVPFPTGFRKTAMEEFAYFNFLRLVGRWIIPGYHRTYKKATKVLAGSSYTLSLLKDLFAISDDRICLFYENGITSDFLRSDLLEQKEHNQVKLKSSEDDRIILLFVGRLVPYKGADMIIAALDRLAPNFKARVCLRIVGDGSERIHLENLVKALNLTEQVEFVGWVPQAETRNYYQSSDIFCFPSVREFGGAVVLEAMASGLPCIVVNNGGIGEYVTEKTGFRIEPRSREYVISQLKQHLEQLLENPDLRYQMSISAIERASEFTWERKIEKILDLYQEVLAGRESPA, from the coding sequence ATGAAAATCCTGTTAATTATTGAACAATGTAATCCTGAGTGGGCATCGGTGCCGCTAGTAGGGTATCGTTATTACCAGGGAATTAGTAAATTTGTTCAGACAACACTGGTAACCCATGAGCGAAATCGAGCGGCCCTGAGTAAACGTCACGCTGACCAAGACATCATCTATATTTCCGAAAGCCATTTTATGGCTCACTATTATCAGGTCGTATCACGAATAAGTAGAATTGGAAATAAGATAATATGGCCTCTACATAATACCCTCACATATCCTATCTATGCCGAATTTGACTGGAAAGTTTTTAGGTACTTTAAGGAGGCTGTAGCGCTAGAATCCTATGATATTGTTCACGCGATCACCCCAATGATGCCCCGTTATCCGGTTACACTGATCGCAGCTTGCCAGCATACACCTTTCCTGATTGGTCCAGTGAATGGAGGGGTTCCTTTTCCTACCGGTTTTCGTAAAACCGCAATGGAGGAATTTGCATATTTCAATTTTCTCAGGCTAGTGGGCCGCTGGATAATTCCTGGTTATCACAGAACCTATAAAAAGGCAACCAAGGTCTTGGCTGGCTCAAGCTATACATTGAGTTTACTCAAAGACCTTTTCGCTATCAGTGACGATCGTATCTGTCTGTTTTATGAGAATGGTATTACCTCTGATTTTCTGAGATCGGACCTACTTGAACAGAAGGAGCATAATCAAGTCAAGCTCAAGTCTAGCGAAGATGATCGTATTATCCTCTTATTTGTTGGGCGTCTTGTTCCGTATAAAGGCGCGGATATGATTATTGCTGCACTGGATCGGTTAGCGCCTAACTTTAAGGCTAGGGTTTGCTTAAGAATTGTAGGAGATGGCTCTGAACGCATCCATTTGGAGAACTTAGTTAAAGCACTTAACCTAACTGAGCAAGTGGAATTTGTTGGATGGGTCCCTCAAGCAGAAACTCGCAATTATTATCAAAGTTCGGATATTTTCTGCTTTCCCTCTGTTAGGGAATTTGGTGGAGCTGTTGTCTTAGAAGCAATGGCATCGGGTTTACCCTGTATTGTCGTAAACAATGGTGGAATTGGTGAATACGTTACCGAAAAAACTGGATTTAGGATTGAACCAAGATCCAGAGAATACGTGATTTCCCAGTTAAAACAGCATTTGGAGCAACTTCTCGAAAATCCCGACTTACGCTATCAAATGTCTATTAGTGCTATAGAACGAGCTAGTGAATTCACTTGGGAACGAAAGATTGAGAAAATCCTGGATTTATATCAGGAAGTATTAGCAGGTAGAGAGTCACCAGCTTAG
- a CDS encoding IS1 family transposase (programmed frameshift) — protein MAECCVKCGHPHVVKNGFVAGRQRFKCKSCHYQFTTEKLERGKPLWMKLEAVLLYISGLSLNAIAENLDVSAQAVLNWVRDFARANIEKPEPGKVVVVELDEFWHFVEFKKNRIWIWKAYDRDHGQLIDWELGNRDCETVERLLERLAQWQVTVYCTDGWQGFESLLDEHPDAYHVATKTETKAIERNNSDHRHWFARFKRKSKVVSKSLEMVDLTMALFAKFRVNGNIELLRNWRLSLLT, from the exons ATGGCAGAGTGTTGCGTCAAGTGTGGTCACCCGCATGTGGTCAAGAATGGCTTCGTAGCTGGACGCCAACGCTTCAAGTGTAAGTCCTGTCACTACCAGTTCACAACTGAGAAGCTAGAGCGAGGTAAACCCCTATGGATGAAGTTAGAAGCGGTTCTACTCTATATTAGTGGTCTGTCCCTGAATGCCATTGCTGAGAACTTGGATGTATCGGCTCAGGCGGTGTTGAACTGGGTTCGCGACTTTGCTAGGGCCAATATTGAGAAGCCGGAACCGGGCAAAGTGGTTGTCGTGGAGTTAGATGAGTTCTGGCATTTCGTCGAGT TCAAAAAAAACCGAATATGGATCTGGAAAGCGTATGACCGTGATCATGGGCAACTTATTGACTGGGAATTGGGAAATCGTGATTGTGAGACTGTAGAGAGACTGCTGGAACGCTTAGCACAGTGGCAAGTTACGGTTTACTGCACCGATGGTTGGCAGGGCTTTGAATCCCTGCTGGACGAGCATCCGGATGCTTATCATGTCGCAACTAAGACTGAAACGAAGGCGATCGAACGGAACAACTCAGATCACCGTCATTGGTTTGCTCGCTTTAAGCGGAAAAGCAAGGTTGTCTCCAAAAGTCTGGAAATGGTCGATCTGACAATGGCACTATTTGCAAAGTTTCGCGTCAATGGCAATATTGAGTTACTGCGAAATTGGAGGCTATCATTACTTACTTGA
- the uvrA gene encoding excinuclease ABC subunit UvrA, with the protein MIRIRGARQHNLKNIDLDLPRDRLIVFTGVSGSGKSSLAFDTIFAEGQRRYVESLSAYARQFLGQVDKPDVDAIEGLSPAISIDQKSTSHNPRSTVGTITEIYDYLRLLYGRAGEPHCPHCDRSIAPQTIDQMCDRIMELPDRTRFQILAPVVRGKKGTHKKLLASLASEGFARVRINGEVRELGDAIELDKNQKHTIEIVIDRLVKKAGIQERLVDSLTTCLKHADGIAVIDLVGDARDGTVVPLAERASPANRSDLFQVKVAEGEGAYVTNGHSPPTSDQLTTLVFSENFACPEHGAVIEELSPRLFSFNSPYGACPDCHGLGSLRVFSADLVIPNPALPVYAAIAPWSDKDNTYYLSLLFSVGNAFGFDINTPWENLSPTQQDILLNGSPDPILIEADSRYRQTKGYYRRFEGILPMLQRQYQETNSDLYKQKLEQYLIDRPCATCGGKRLKPEALAVRLGPYCITDLTSVSIRDCLERVRSLTGESTPGGTPLLSPRQLQIADLVLREIRARLQFLLDVGLDYLTLDRSALTLSGGEAQRIRLATQIGSGLTGVLYVLDEPSIGLHQRDNGRLLRTLTKLRDLGNTLIVVEHDEETIRAADHLVDIGPGAGVHGGQIVAQGDLATLMNAPASLTGAYLSGRRRIETPTQRRAGNGRSLRLKNARRNNLKNLDVEIPLGKLVCITGVSGSGKSTLINELLYPALQHHFGHKVPFPQELDEIKGLNALDKAIVIDQSPIGRTPRSNPATYTGTFDAIRDLFAQTIAAKARGYKPGQFSFNVKGGRCEACAGQGVNVIEMNFLPDVYVQCEVCKGARYNRETLQVKYKGYSIADVLNMTVEEALDCFQNIPQAATRLQTLVDVGLGYIRLGQPAPTLSGGEAQRVKLASELSRRATGKTLYLIDEPTTGLSFYDVHKLLDVVQRLVDKGNTVLVIEHNLDVIRCADWIIDLGPEGGDRGGEIIAAGTPEQVAQVPTSYTGQYLRPILPAFATPM; encoded by the coding sequence TCAGTGCCTACGCCCGCCAATTTCTGGGCCAGGTGGATAAGCCGGATGTGGATGCGATCGAAGGCTTAAGTCCTGCCATTTCGATCGACCAGAAATCGACGTCCCACAACCCCCGCTCCACCGTCGGTACGATTACCGAGATCTACGACTATCTGCGTCTGCTCTATGGACGTGCGGGCGAACCCCACTGTCCCCACTGCGATCGCTCGATTGCGCCTCAAACAATTGACCAGATGTGCGATCGCATTATGGAACTGCCCGATCGCACCCGCTTCCAAATCCTGGCCCCAGTCGTGCGGGGGAAAAAGGGAACCCATAAAAAGTTGCTCGCTAGCCTCGCGTCTGAGGGGTTTGCCCGGGTGCGGATCAACGGCGAAGTCCGGGAACTGGGGGATGCAATCGAGCTGGATAAAAACCAGAAGCACACGATCGAAATTGTCATCGATCGCCTGGTCAAAAAAGCGGGCATCCAAGAACGCCTGGTCGACTCTCTCACCACCTGTCTCAAACATGCGGATGGCATTGCTGTGATTGATCTAGTGGGGGATGCCCGTGATGGCACAGTCGTCCCCTTAGCAGAGCGTGCCTCTCCTGCTAATCGTAGTGACCTTTTCCAAGTCAAGGTGGCTGAAGGGGAGGGGGCCTACGTCACGAATGGACATTCTCCGCCGACGTCAGACCAACTGACCACCCTGGTCTTTTCCGAAAACTTTGCCTGCCCCGAACATGGCGCCGTGATCGAGGAACTGTCCCCCCGGCTGTTTTCGTTTAACTCACCCTACGGGGCCTGTCCTGACTGTCATGGGTTAGGCAGCCTGCGGGTCTTTTCGGCAGATCTGGTTATCCCCAATCCTGCTTTGCCCGTCTATGCGGCGATCGCCCCCTGGTCCGACAAGGACAACACCTACTACCTGTCCCTACTCTTCAGCGTGGGCAACGCCTTTGGGTTCGACATCAATACCCCCTGGGAAAACCTGTCCCCAACCCAACAGGACATCTTACTCAACGGTTCTCCCGACCCCATCCTGATCGAAGCCGATTCGCGCTATCGCCAGACTAAGGGCTACTACCGCCGCTTTGAGGGCATCCTGCCCATGCTGCAACGCCAATACCAGGAAACCAACTCCGATCTTTACAAACAAAAGCTGGAACAATACCTGATCGATCGCCCCTGTGCTACCTGTGGCGGTAAACGCCTCAAACCCGAAGCCCTGGCCGTTCGCCTGGGTCCCTATTGCATTACTGACCTGACCAGTGTTTCGATTCGGGACTGCCTGGAGCGGGTGCGATCGCTCACCGGGGAATCCACCCCTGGGGGGACACCGCTCCTCTCGCCGCGCCAGTTGCAAATTGCCGATCTCGTTCTGCGGGAAATTCGGGCACGCTTGCAATTTCTCCTGGATGTGGGGTTGGATTATTTGACCCTCGATCGCTCCGCCCTAACCCTCTCTGGTGGTGAAGCGCAACGCATTCGCCTAGCCACCCAGATCGGCTCCGGCCTCACGGGGGTTCTCTACGTCCTCGATGAACCCAGCATTGGCCTGCACCAACGGGATAATGGTCGTCTCCTGCGCACCCTCACCAAACTGCGCGACTTAGGGAATACCCTGATCGTGGTGGAACACGATGAAGAAACGATCCGGGCCGCCGATCATCTCGTCGATATCGGTCCCGGTGCCGGGGTTCACGGGGGACAAATTGTCGCCCAGGGAGATCTGGCTACCCTGATGAATGCGCCGGCTTCCCTCACGGGGGCCTATCTATCGGGTCGCCGCCGCATTGAAACCCCAACCCAACGGCGGGCAGGCAACGGTCGCAGCCTGCGCTTAAAAAATGCCCGGCGCAATAACCTGAAAAACTTAGATGTGGAAATTCCCCTCGGCAAATTGGTGTGCATCACAGGGGTCTCCGGCTCTGGTAAATCCACCCTGATCAATGAACTGCTCTATCCTGCCCTGCAACACCACTTTGGCCACAAGGTCCCCTTCCCCCAGGAGTTGGACGAAATTAAAGGCTTAAATGCCCTGGATAAGGCAATCGTCATTGACCAGTCTCCCATTGGCCGCACACCGCGATCGAACCCCGCCACCTATACCGGCACCTTCGACGCCATTCGTGATCTCTTTGCCCAGACGATCGCGGCCAAGGCACGGGGCTACAAACCCGGCCAGTTCTCCTTTAACGTCAAGGGGGGCCGCTGCGAAGCCTGTGCGGGGCAAGGGGTTAACGTCATCGAGATGAACTTTCTGCCCGATGTTTATGTCCAGTGCGAAGTGTGCAAAGGTGCCCGCTATAACCGGGAAACCCTTCAAGTCAAGTACAAAGGCTACTCGATCGCCGATGTGTTGAACATGACCGTCGAAGAGGCCCTTGACTGTTTCCAGAACATTCCCCAGGCCGCCACCCGTCTACAAACGCTGGTGGATGTGGGCTTGGGCTACATTCGCCTGGGGCAACCTGCCCCCACCCTCTCCGGCGGTGAAGCCCAACGGGTCAAGCTAGCCTCGGAACTCTCGCGGCGGGCCACGGGCAAAACCCTCTACCTCATTGATGAACCCACCACCGGCCTATCCTTTTATGATGTTCATAAGCTCCTTGATGTCGTCCAACGTCTGGTTGACAAGGGCAACACCGTGCTGGTGATTGAACACAACCTTGATGTCATCCGCTGTGCCGACTGGATTATTGACCTGGGGCCAGAAGGGGGCGATCGGGGTGGCGAAATCATTGCGGCTGGAACACCCGAACAGGTTGCCCAAGTCCCAACCTCCTACACAGGTCAATATTTACGGCCAATTTTGCCAGCATTCGCCACCCCCATGTAA
- a CDS encoding glycosyltransferase family 4 protein — translation MRITFILRTLDLTGGLRVISIYARELQKRGHDVLVISFDPRMLNLRACLKQLLSWQGNPFKKLALPPSHLNLEEINCRLIRHPPPLLPTDVPEGDLVIATWWETAEWVAKLPKRKGKKVYFVQNHEVYDYLPYERARATYRLPLRKVTVSRWLVNVMRDEYGDQQVALVPNSVDTKLFYAPPRSRNSIPTVGMLYAEVYWKGCDLSIQAFTIAAQRIPNLRLIAFGTTDPLPKLPLPANTQYFKSPPQAALREIYSQCDVWLFGSRTEGFGLPILEAMACRTPVIATPAGAAPELLADGTGILVPLEDPQAMAEAIITLMQCPPSDWQQMSDRAYAKATSYTWQDATDRFEAILYEIFHAD, via the coding sequence GTGAGAATTACCTTCATTTTGCGAACACTTGATCTAACCGGTGGCCTACGAGTAATTTCTATCTACGCTAGGGAACTACAAAAGCGTGGGCATGATGTATTGGTGATCTCATTTGACCCGCGTATGCTGAATCTACGCGCCTGCCTCAAACAGTTACTTAGTTGGCAGGGGAATCCGTTCAAGAAACTGGCCTTACCCCCCTCCCATCTTAATCTTGAGGAGATCAATTGCCGCCTGATTCGTCATCCACCCCCTCTCTTACCTACCGATGTCCCTGAGGGTGATCTGGTCATTGCAACCTGGTGGGAAACGGCTGAGTGGGTTGCTAAGCTCCCCAAACGCAAGGGTAAAAAAGTGTATTTTGTCCAGAACCATGAAGTTTACGATTATTTACCCTATGAACGAGCTAGGGCAACCTATCGATTACCGCTCCGTAAAGTTACGGTGTCTCGTTGGCTAGTCAATGTGATGCGGGATGAGTATGGTGATCAGCAGGTTGCCCTTGTCCCTAATAGTGTTGATACCAAATTATTTTATGCACCCCCTCGGTCAAGGAATAGCATTCCAACGGTTGGAATGCTCTATGCGGAGGTCTATTGGAAGGGATGTGATCTGAGTATTCAGGCATTTACGATCGCCGCCCAGCGAATTCCTAATCTGCGCCTGATTGCCTTTGGCACCACTGATCCCTTGCCGAAATTGCCCTTACCGGCTAATACGCAATACTTCAAATCTCCCCCACAAGCTGCGCTCAGGGAGATATACAGCCAATGTGACGTTTGGCTGTTTGGCAGTCGTACAGAAGGCTTTGGTTTACCCATCTTAGAAGCAATGGCCTGTCGTACCCCTGTGATTGCAACACCGGCAGGCGCAGCACCAGAGCTTTTGGCTGATGGCACAGGTATCCTCGTTCCTTTAGAAGATCCCCAGGCAATGGCTGAGGCAATTATCACCCTCATGCAGTGTCCGCCATCAGATTGGCAACAAATGTCCGATCGCGCCTATGCTAAAGCAACTAGCTATACTTGGCAAGACGCAACCGATCGCTTCGAGGCTATCCTTTATGAAATTTTCCACGCTGATTGA